The Pseudoalteromonas nigrifaciens genome segment TTAAAAAAAGTAAGGTTAAATTTAACTGTATTTGCAACACGAAGAAGCTATGAGCAAGCAATTAAACTGCGCGGGGCCGATCCAACAAACACCGATGGTATGTATTTTCATTCTACCAACTCAGCTTTAATAAATTATAGAAATGAGCAAAGTGCTATGCGCACAGCGGTACACGAAGCGGTGCATGCGGTTAACAAAGCAATATTAGGCTCTACTCCTCGCTGGCTCAATGAGGGGTTAGCTGAGTATTTTGAATATACCAAAAACAGCATGCAACTAGTTAGTGTTGAGCCACATCCTGGCTGGGTAAATAATAAGCGCGTAGCGCAAAGTGTTTTTACTATTAATTGGTTGATAGGTTTAGATGACACGTGGCAAACAGGCGATGACACTAAACTTTATGCGAGCAGTTGGGCTGCTATATATTTTATGATGGATTCTAATAAAGGCAAACAGTTTTTAAAAAGCATCATGCTAGCCGAGCAAAAATCGCCATGCAGTAAACTCACTGCAGCAGAGTTAAAAAATATGCTGTATCAGCATTTTCCGCAATTGGATAAAGACTATAGACAATGGTTGAAAACCCCATTTAGAAAACAGAGTTTTTAAGGAGTTATGCAAAGCACTACGCGAATTAAACTCGGATCTAAAAACAAAGCGCGAGGTAAACTCCCGCCTACAATTTGAAGGCTGACGCTGAGATATTTCCCCGTGATCACACCAGAAATTGAATTAATGATGAGTAATAGCTGCGCATGGCGGAATTTTGTTCCCGACAAATTCCAAGTACCTAAATCCCTTTAGGCAATGCGCGATAAAGCGTAGCTTGGCCACGGATGGCCTATCTACGCTGATTACGTTCATATCATTAATTACAATTGAGGAGATAGTGTGATCCTCGGGGCGCCGTGTGGTTCCAAGGGGCGGTCGGCGCTTTAACTTGGTAAAGAGCGCCCCTTGGTTGCCGTCGCCAACGCGACTTTTTCTTTAGTTATTTAGATTGTTTATTAATTTCTTCAACAGTTCTAATTACAGCTTTTTTTAAAGCGCTGCGCATAACTTCGTTAGTTAATTGATCTAATAATGTTTTATGGAGAACTCCCATACCTTCATTATTGGCCATAGTTGCATCAAATAATTCACGTGTAATTAATTCTTCCCCTAGCTTATTTACTAATGAAAGTGAAAAAGAAACATTTCTATTGCAGTCTAAAGTCCATGCACCATGACAATTAACATCAAAACTCATAAGGTCTGCAGAAATTAACATTTCTACTTGATTATTTATTGCGATATTACTTAATAGCTTCGCATCACTAGATGCAGGTATTATGTCAATCTTTTTTGCATTTACACCTAAAGATTGAAGCTCATTAATAAAGGCATTTCTTATAAAGTCAGCAACTCTTACAAATTCCTGTCCATCACTTGTCATGCCGATTGTTGCAGGGCCCATCCGCATAACTGCTTTTTCTGCTAATTCATCTTTAACAGTGGCAAGGTTTCTTTTATCTCTCCATTGGGTTACACCAATAGAGTCGATATTTTTAACCTCAACATTTTCAATTGTTTTTTTATGGTATTCCACAGGGAATGAGTTTTGTATAGTACAACCAGATAAAATGGATAAGAAAGCGGCAGTTATAGTGAGTTTCTTTAACATATATTTATTTCCATATAAGGGTAAATATCGCACTTTTACCAAGTGCAAACCTAAAAGCTTTGATTAAGCGCCATGATACACAAATTTTTATGAAAATAAGATCAATACTTTCAAATGGCTAAGTTATATTATAAATTTTATAACTAAAACCGAATTGGCACAGTCTCGTCACAATTCCCGCACACTAATGAGTAACTATCCTTACGCTTACTTGCTTTAGTATGGGCGTTAGAACATTGCGGGCAAGGAGCTTTCATTGGTGTATTAGCTTCGCAAATGCCACAGGTAACAAAGTAACCATAGCGACCAGAACGTGGTTGTAAACTGGCTGAGCTATTACACTGTTTACACGTTAAAACTATCTCTTTGCTTAGTGTTACTTCAGGCTCGGTCTGTGCCTCAATAACAGGTTCAGTATGCGTTACTACTTGTTGATAGGGCGGTTTAAGTTCATTTATTTGTGTCGTGGCATTTGAATGATTTTGTGAACTAAGTGATATGTTTTTCTCTAAAATAAATTGGCAAATTTTGCCCAAACTTTCTTCGTTAAACCATGGTCTAACGTTAGTGGATAAAAAATGTAAAGCATTAGGTGTCGATGCGGGTAGTTTCATCATTTGTAGTAGTTTATCAGCTATGAATTCTGATTTAACTAACCGCTCTTGTGTTGCTTTTGGTGTGTGATCCCTGTTGATAATAGCATTGCTCGATATTGCACAAACACTTTGCCATTCTCGGCCACCAAAGCCTTGTTGTAGTTTACCAAATATTTTTGGCAGTAATAATGGGGCATTGGCTCGTAATAGGCTTTTTAGTACTGCTAGTTGTAGCTCAACTTGCTTTATTGGTGAGGGCATACCTTGCCAGTTACCACGGTAACTTCGGCTCCATTCTTGATGTTCATTAATCGTTACTTCCCCTGTAATGCTTTTAGATTCGATGAGAATAAAGCCGTAGGTATATACAATAAGGTGGTCTATTTGAGCTGTTTCGTCGTTGTGTTTAAATTTGAGGTCGTTAAACACAAAAACTTGAGGGTGATCTTTAAATGCACGGCGTAAATAAAATGCCACGTCGAGCTCTTGTTTTTGGCCTGCTTGTATTTTTGCAGAGTTACTGGTGGTGAGTATTTTATCTTTTAAAATCATGAGGCTTCCATTCAATCATGCGTGTGGATAGGATATCACTGATGTACCTAATAGCAATACGATTAAGGCTTTAATGTTGATTAGGAAGCTTTAAAGTCATCGACAACGCGACATATAACTAATACTTGCAATTAAAAGCCTAAACGCGAGGTAAACTCTTGCCTACAATTTAAAAGCTAGGCTTTTCGCGTCAGCAAATTAAGTGTTGATAGCTACCTTACCCAATCTATTATTAAATGTCGTATGTTTGCGTTGTTAAGGTGTCGTATATTTGCTATATTTAATACAAGAAACGAGGGTATTTATTATGACAATAGCAAGTAAAGTAACAACAAGAATAAACCGCTCAAAGCGTTATGTTTTTGATCGTGCTGATTTTGCAGATATTGCTGGTTACGACCAAGTTGGCCGGGTATTAAAAAAGCTGGTTGATAATGGTCATTTATTGCGTATTGGTTATGGGCTTTACACTAAAGCGAGAGAAAATCGCATTACGGGTAAGTTAATGCCGGCATCTCCTGCGGGAGCTGATGGTGTTATATTAGAAGCGATTGAAAAGCTAGGTGTTGACTACAAATTTGATGAGTTTTCACAACGTAGTATCAATGGTGAAAGCTTGCAAATTCCAGCGTCTCTGAAAATAATTACAAATAATCGCTTTAAACGCAAAATTGTCGTAAATAATAGTGCTATTAATGCTAATTGATAGTGACCTGTTTTTAGATGTTGCCGATGCTCTTGGTATGGGTAACCCTGCTATTGTTGAAAAAGATTATTATGTTGTTGCATTACTAAAACTACTTTCTGAATTGTCTTTTGATACGCACTTATTGGTTTTTTCTGGTGGTACCGCATTAACAAAGTCGGGCATTAAAACTCATCGAATGTCTGAAGACATTGATATTAAAATCATACCTACAGATGTGTTTGCTAATATTTCAAAAACACAAAAAAGAAAGGCTAGGAAAGAGTTACATCTTCAATTACTTAATGCCATTAGTCTGCACAACTCTTTTTCGGTAGAAAACCGCCCTACTATTTATGATGAATATCGTTATCAACAAATTGATATACGTTATCCTCAAGCACATTCAAAAGTTCCATGCCTAAGGCCGTTTATTAAGTTAGAGCTGATAGAGACCTTGCTTTATGATCAAGTAGTGAGTAGAGATATATGTTCTTTAATGAATGAGGTCACTCAAAAGCCTCCTGAAGTTGCGCTAATGGGGTTTTCGAGTATTAAGAGTACACAAGCGGAAAAGCTAGTCTCTATGTTGAGGCGAACAGCAAGTTTTGCGCGCGATAATATAAGAGATGATGATCCTGCATTAATACGCCATATTTATGATACGTATTATATTCAACAAGCTGGGCTTGCGAGTGCTTCTGACGTAATGTCTTTGGTAAGTAAAGTTATTGCGGAAGACTTAACGCGTTACTCAAACCAACACGCTGAATTTATGAAAAGTCCGATTGCTGAACTGAAGTTTGGCTTAAGCTTACTACAAACCAATACATTATATGAAGAACGCTTTAACCAATATGTAGTACCTATGGTTTATGGCAATAATAGCCTTAATTGGCAGCAAGCATTTGATGTATTTAAGTTATATTGCAATCAAGTGTTAAATAACATAAAGCTTTAGCTGCCGTCGCCAACGCGACATATAACTCAAATTTGCAATTAAAAGCCTAGGCGCGAGGTAAGCCCCCGCCTACAATTTAAAGGTTTCGGGCTTAGCGCAATGAGGCAATTAGTTATACTATTCGCCTCATTGTGTGAGGCGAATAATAATTGTATGTGTGGTACTAAATTGCAAACTGAAAGGTTTGCGTTAGCAATGGCTGTATATTGGCATTTCCCCTACGCTTTGGATCGATGCTAACAAATCCCCAAAATTCTAAAAAGCGATTGATGAATCGAGATTCAATCAGTCTGCCTAATAGCTCACTCGGACTTGAGTATTGAGACGCTGGAGCGTGACTAAGTAACGCTGGGAATGCGGTAATGACTTCGTCAATTAGTTGCTCGACCGAGGCATGTTTTTGTAGTCGCCACAGCATAAATAGCCAAAATGCGCGCAGATCCACGCTATCGGTAAAGCTGTCGAAGTAACGCCAATTGTATTGCATGATGGCGGCTTCGAGCATAGGGAGGTAAAAAGCATTAATCCCCTGGGTTTGATACAGCTTTTGCACCGATTTTTTAATATGAAAATGGCCACTTTTATAGTAAATAATACCGGCAACATCAGCCAAAGTACGCGTGTAGTGTAGGGCGTTAAACTTATCTTCGTTACTGCCTGCAAATTCACTAATACTGATATGGATGGGGTATTTAGAAACAGCAAAGTTAGGTAGTAGCTCAGAGGCTTGTTTGACTAATTTAGCAGGTAAATTGCCTTTAGCCGTTGCTTTAATTGAGCCGCCTTGTTGCATGGCTTCAGTAAAAATTAATGCTAAATAGCTCATCACTGGGCTACTTGATAAATCTGCTGGAGTATTAAAAGTAACTTTTGTTAATTCGTTGAACGGGGCATAGAGCCAATTAGATATTTGCGTTGGGCAAAGCCCGCAAAAATCACTATCGGCTTGGTTGTTTCGCGCAGCTATTGTTTGTTCTGCGACAAGGTTTAGCTCATCTAAACTTAACTCTGGATTCATGGCTAAAGTTTGCGTTATGTCATCAAATATTTGTGCATGCTGTTTAGTAGATACAGTGTTCATACAACAATGTTTGTGCTTTTTGCCACTGCCACATGGGCAGGGATCATTTCGTCCTAGTTTCATTTATTAGCTCGTTCTGCGCAATATGGGTTTAGTGTTACATCATTATATTTGTTAGTAAATAAAAGCTACGAGCAGAGGGCTAACTGGAAACTGACCGTGGATTGTTTTTTCTCTAAAGCGCAGCGCCTCATACCCTCTTTGTGAATTTTTACTGGTTGTTTACTTACTTTAGAGCTTCGGCATAATTTTGCCGAAGCTCTAAGCCCGATTAATACCGGCGGTCGCGATCGTGCGGTTGCTCAAATTGTGTTTTAGGCCCTAGCGGTACTACGCCGGTGGGGTTAATAGTTTTGTGGCTGGCGTAGTAGTGTATTTTGGTGTATTCCAAGTCAACAGTGTCTTTAATGCCTGGTACTTGGTACAGCTCAGTGACATAGTTATATAGGTTAGGGTATTCGCTAATTTTTTGCTGATTACACTTAAAGTGGCCATGATACACAGCGTCAAAGCGCACTAAAGTAGTAAATAAGCGCCAATCGGCTTCGGTAATTTGCTCACCAACTAAGTAGCGCTGTGTAGCTAGGCGTTGCTCTAACCAGTCTAGGCTTTCGAATAATGCATGGTAAGCGCTGTTATAAGCACTTTGCGTGGTGGCAAAGCCTGCTTTATATACGCCGTTATTTACCGTGTTGTAAATGCGCTCGTTTACGCTGTCGATTTCTGCTTGTAGTGCTTGCGGGTAGTAGTCGTCGGTATTGCCGGTTAGCTCGTTAAACGCGGTATTTAAAATGCGCATGATGTTTGATGATTCGTTATTAACTATAGTATGGGTTTTTTTATCCCATAAAATAGGAATAGTGGCGCGGCCTTCGTAATTGGCATCGGCTTTTAAATACAATTGGTAGGCGTAATCTAGGTTATAAAGCGGATCGCCGTGCTCACCAAATTCCCAGCCATTTTCGAGCATTTCGGGCTTTACTACGCTAAGTGTAATTACGTTTTCGAGTTGCTTTAATTTACGCATTATCATGGTGCGGTGTGCCCATGGGCAAGCTAGCGACACATATAAATGGTAACGTCCCGCTTCGGGTTTAAATTTGCTATCGGCGGCGTTTGAAATTTGTTGGGTAAAGCGGCTTGCTTGGCGCTCAAACTTACCGCCAGATTTTTTGGTGTCGTACCATTGGTCAACCCATTTTCCGTCTACGATTAATCCCATTATTAACTCCTTAATGTGCTGTAAATGCATAAACACACCGCATAGCTATGTGGTGTGTGTTTTAAATAACTAATATTACGCTTTGTTTAAGTTACGGTTAATTACGTTATCAAGTGAGAATTTACCGCCACCTTGGATAACTAAAGCCAGTGTGATTGCTAATAGCGCTAGGCCAAATTCGTAACCGTTGTTGCTCATAAATAAGCCGTTATCAATGTGAGTGGTAAATATAGCCACAACCATAGTAATAGCCAGTACAAAGCTAGCAGGTCTTGTTAGTAGACCAACAATTAAAAATAAGCCACCAAAAAATTCTGCACTACCTGCCATTAAGGCCATTAAAAACCCTGGTGCTAGGCCAATTGATTCCATCCATTGTCCTGTGCCTTCTAAGCCATAACCACCAAACCATGCAAATAATTTTTGTGCACCGTGAGCGGCAAAAATAATACCTGCAATAACGCGCA includes the following:
- a CDS encoding glutathione S-transferase family protein codes for the protein MGLIVDGKWVDQWYDTKKSGGKFERQASRFTQQISNAADSKFKPEAGRYHLYVSLACPWAHRTMIMRKLKQLENVITLSVVKPEMLENGWEFGEHGDPLYNLDYAYQLYLKADANYEGRATIPILWDKKTHTIVNNESSNIMRILNTAFNELTGNTDDYYPQALQAEIDSVNERIYNTVNNGVYKAGFATTQSAYNSAYHALFESLDWLEQRLATQRYLVGEQITEADWRLFTTLVRFDAVYHGHFKCNQQKISEYPNLYNYVTELYQVPGIKDTVDLEYTKIHYYASHKTINPTGVVPLGPKTQFEQPHDRDRRY
- a CDS encoding nucleotidyl transferase AbiEii/AbiGii toxin family protein, producing the protein MLIDSDLFLDVADALGMGNPAIVEKDYYVVALLKLLSELSFDTHLLVFSGGTALTKSGIKTHRMSEDIDIKIIPTDVFANISKTQKRKARKELHLQLLNAISLHNSFSVENRPTIYDEYRYQQIDIRYPQAHSKVPCLRPFIKLELIETLLYDQVVSRDICSLMNEVTQKPPEVALMGFSSIKSTQAEKLVSMLRRTASFARDNIRDDDPALIRHIYDTYYIQQAGLASASDVMSLVSKVIAEDLTRYSNQHAEFMKSPIAELKFGLSLLQTNTLYEERFNQYVVPMVYGNNSLNWQQAFDVFKLYCNQVLNNIKL
- a CDS encoding DoxX family protein; its protein translation is MTIKNIANVITKTEQSLAAVPLRVIAGIIFAAHGAQKLFAWFGGYGLEGTGQWMESIGLAPGFLMALMAGSAEFFGGLFLIVGLLTRPASFVLAITMVVAIFTTHIDNGLFMSNNGYEFGLALLAITLALVIQGGGKFSLDNVINRNLNKA
- a CDS encoding YecA family protein; translated protein: MKLGRNDPCPCGSGKKHKHCCMNTVSTKQHAQIFDDITQTLAMNPELSLDELNLVAEQTIAARNNQADSDFCGLCPTQISNWLYAPFNELTKVTFNTPADLSSSPVMSYLALIFTEAMQQGGSIKATAKGNLPAKLVKQASELLPNFAVSKYPIHISISEFAGSNEDKFNALHYTRTLADVAGIIYYKSGHFHIKKSVQKLYQTQGINAFYLPMLEAAIMQYNWRYFDSFTDSVDLRAFWLFMLWRLQKHASVEQLIDEVITAFPALLSHAPASQYSSPSELLGRLIESRFINRFLEFWGFVSIDPKRRGNANIQPLLTQTFQFAI
- a CDS encoding DUF6088 family protein: MTIASKVTTRINRSKRYVFDRADFADIAGYDQVGRVLKKLVDNGHLLRIGYGLYTKARENRITGKLMPASPAGADGVILEAIEKLGVDYKFDEFSQRSINGESLQIPASLKIITNNRFKRKIVVNNSAINAN
- a CDS encoding nuclease-related domain-containing protein, translating into MILKDKILTTSNSAKIQAGQKQELDVAFYLRRAFKDHPQVFVFNDLKFKHNDETAQIDHLIVYTYGFILIESKSITGEVTINEHQEWSRSYRGNWQGMPSPIKQVELQLAVLKSLLRANAPLLLPKIFGKLQQGFGGREWQSVCAISSNAIINRDHTPKATQERLVKSEFIADKLLQMMKLPASTPNALHFLSTNVRPWFNEESLGKICQFILEKNISLSSQNHSNATTQINELKPPYQQVVTHTEPVIEAQTEPEVTLSKEIVLTCKQCNSSASLQPRSGRYGYFVTCGICEANTPMKAPCPQCSNAHTKASKRKDSYSLVCGNCDETVPIRF
- a CDS encoding DUF1570 domain-containing protein; this translates as MLNTQWRVLFVFIVLLIASALIANHLTGRVFNYHDPIGSVRAIYEDIKTKIEMAEESELTAIKTIAAPSLSAKTAMQKHLPQADTTRCVDVSLGKVKYKRNGNIYTWTDSNGVPHFSDEKPDFEAATLDTDFVEPLDYFELTLHAANLPPSFTEELRIKLNTVFKVYGQIIGVDALKKVRLNLTVFATRRSYEQAIKLRGADPTNTDGMYFHSTNSALINYRNEQSAMRTAVHEAVHAVNKAILGSTPRWLNEGLAEYFEYTKNSMQLVSVEPHPGWVNNKRVAQSVFTINWLIGLDDTWQTGDDTKLYASSWAAIYFMMDSNKGKQFLKSIMLAEQKSPCSKLTAAELKNMLYQHFPQLDKDYRQWLKTPFRKQSF